Proteins from a genomic interval of Desulfofustis limnaeus:
- a CDS encoding UDP-N-acetyl glucosamine 2-epimerase — MIHIVLGTKAQLVKMAPVMFRMQSEGVLYNFIFTGQHKETIKQMLNDFRLKSPDAVLYEGKDITSVWSMAWWSLKTFIKAIFSSKKLFKYDQHGIVLVHGDTLSTLLGALMGRVAGLKVGHIESGLRSHNIFHPFPEEMIRIMTFRLSDILFCPGTWAVQNVKHLSKEIIDTKANTLYDTLLMHSPRCFGLDRAPNVPYALVSLHRYENIFNRKRLESILDLLESVAAKHKLLFILHPATDRQLQRYHYYERLSRNENIELRKRYNHSDFLTLLKGCLFVVTDGGSLQEESYYLGIPCILLRKATERKEGVGENVVLSKYDAKIIEEFSLSYNEYRKGIAKLTVNPSSIILSRISEFSAPA; from the coding sequence TTGATTCACATTGTGTTAGGTACAAAGGCCCAACTGGTTAAAATGGCCCCCGTGATGTTTCGTATGCAATCGGAGGGAGTTTTGTATAACTTCATTTTTACCGGTCAGCATAAAGAAACAATAAAGCAAATGCTGAACGACTTCCGATTGAAATCACCTGACGCAGTATTGTATGAAGGCAAGGATATTACTTCTGTCTGGTCTATGGCATGGTGGAGTTTGAAAACATTCATCAAAGCGATTTTTAGCAGCAAAAAACTCTTCAAATATGACCAACATGGGATTGTGCTTGTTCATGGTGATACGCTATCAACGTTGTTAGGGGCATTGATGGGTAGGGTAGCTGGCCTGAAAGTTGGCCATATTGAATCGGGCTTAAGATCACATAATATTTTTCATCCATTTCCTGAGGAAATGATAAGAATCATGACGTTCAGGTTGAGTGATATATTGTTTTGTCCAGGTACGTGGGCTGTGCAAAACGTCAAACATTTATCGAAAGAGATAATTGATACAAAAGCTAATACTCTTTATGATACACTTTTGATGCATTCTCCTCGATGTTTCGGTCTAGATCGTGCGCCTAATGTCCCGTATGCTTTGGTTAGCTTGCATAGATATGAAAATATCTTTAATCGTAAACGATTAGAATCCATTTTGGATCTTCTTGAATCGGTTGCAGCTAAGCATAAATTACTGTTCATCTTACATCCTGCGACGGATAGACAGCTACAACGCTATCATTATTATGAAAGATTAAGTAGAAACGAGAACATCGAATTGAGGAAGAGATATAATCATTCTGATTTCTTAACTCTGTTAAAAGGATGTCTATTTGTTGTGACGGATGGGGGAAGTTTGCAAGAGGAATCATACTATCTTGGTATTCCCTGTATTTTGCTTAGAAAAGCAACAGAAAGAAAGGAAGGTGTTGGGGAAAATGTTGTTTTGTCAAAATATGATGCGAAAATAATAGAAGAATTTTCTCTGTCATATAATGAATATCGGAAAGGTATCGCTAAGCTGACTGTCAATCCATCGAGTATTATTCTAAGCAGAATATCGGAATTTTCTGCCCCCGCCTAA
- the aepX gene encoding phosphoenolpyruvate mutase translates to MTKNKTVYVGMSADLIHPGHLNIIKKARELGDVIIGLLTDEAIASYKRVPHMTFEQRREVIENIKGVKQVVPQKTLDYVFNLETIKPDYVLHGDDWKEGVQQKTRQRVIDALAQWGGKLVEVPYTRGISSTRLHAAMKEVGTTPEIRLKALRRMLRVKPIIRLIDIHNGLSSLIVENTYIDTPEGRREFDGMWGSSLTDATAKGKPDIEAVDVTARITTLNEVLEVTTKPIIYDGDTGGRPEHFVFTVKTLERLGISAIIIEDKVGLKKNSLFGTEAGQVQDSIENFCHKIQIGKRAQATNDFMIIARIESLILDKGMDDAITRAKAYIEAGADGIMIHSRQQEPDEIFAFCRLYNQFTDRRPLVVVPTSFNQVTEDELADNGVNIVIYANHLLRSAYPSMLQTAREILTHRCSSECDARLLPIKDILELIPGGK, encoded by the coding sequence ATGACTAAAAACAAGACGGTATATGTCGGCATGAGTGCGGATCTCATACATCCCGGTCACCTGAATATCATAAAAAAGGCACGGGAGCTGGGGGATGTGATAATCGGCCTTTTGACTGACGAAGCGATTGCCAGCTATAAGCGCGTCCCCCACATGACTTTTGAACAACGGCGGGAAGTCATTGAAAACATCAAAGGGGTTAAGCAAGTGGTACCCCAGAAAACCCTGGACTATGTATTCAACCTGGAAACGATCAAGCCGGACTATGTACTCCATGGTGATGACTGGAAAGAAGGCGTCCAACAAAAGACCAGGCAGCGGGTGATCGATGCCCTTGCCCAATGGGGGGGCAAATTGGTCGAAGTTCCTTATACCCGAGGGATATCTTCTACTCGGTTGCACGCAGCTATGAAAGAGGTGGGAACAACTCCGGAGATACGTTTGAAAGCTCTTCGCCGGATGCTGCGGGTAAAGCCGATTATACGGTTGATTGATATTCACAACGGGCTGTCCAGCCTCATCGTGGAAAATACGTACATCGATACGCCAGAAGGGCGGCGTGAATTCGATGGCATGTGGGGCAGCAGCCTGACGGATGCTACGGCCAAAGGAAAACCCGACATTGAGGCGGTAGACGTTACCGCGCGTATCACCACCCTGAATGAGGTGCTCGAGGTCACGACAAAACCGATTATCTACGACGGCGATACCGGCGGTAGGCCGGAGCATTTTGTGTTCACGGTTAAAACCCTGGAGCGCCTGGGGATTTCTGCAATCATCATCGAGGACAAGGTCGGGTTAAAGAAAAATTCCCTGTTCGGCACGGAGGCTGGACAGGTCCAGGATAGCATTGAAAACTTCTGTCACAAGATACAGATCGGGAAAAGAGCCCAAGCAACTAACGACTTTATGATTATTGCTCGCATCGAAAGCTTGATTCTGGATAAGGGCATGGATGATGCCATAACCAGGGCCAAAGCATACATTGAAGCAGGTGCGGACGGCATCATGATCCACAGTCGGCAACAAGAACCCGATGAAATTTTTGCATTTTGCCGATTATATAATCAGTTCACCGATCGGCGCCCCCTGGTTGTTGTACCCACAAGCTTCAACCAGGTAACCGAAGACGAACTGGCCGACAACGGCGTGAACATCGTCATCTATGCCAATCATCTCCTGCGCAGTGCCTATCCGTCTATGCTTCAAACTGCCAGGGAGATTCTCACGCATCGCTGTTCATCAGAATGTGATGCCCGCTTGTTACCGATCAAGGACATACTTGAACTCATACCGGGAGGGAAATAA
- the aepY gene encoding phosphonopyruvate decarboxylase, whose amino-acid sequence MIDPGLLVSALRQHGIELFTGVPDSLLKYFCAYLEDHSPANQHIITANEGNALAIAAGFHLTTGKIATVYMQNSGLGNAVNPLMSLTAPEVYNIPLLMIIGWRGEPGVKDEPQHIKQGRITPALLELMEIPYLVLDADSDSNQVLGSIVEKIKNTNAPAALLVRKGTFTPYKSMRKRSPFSTLSREDALTQILTLAGENALVISTTGKTSREVFEIRTRLGQPQRDFLTVGSMGHTASIALGAALGNPHKHIICIDGDGSALMHLGSLPVIGKLAPANLTYILLNNGAHESVGGQPTAADRFDFAAMAKACGFNIYRMAHTTDHLEDCWSDIRQISGPHMIEVRIRTGSRDDLGRPTRTPLENKHAFMEAAFGPMV is encoded by the coding sequence ATGATAGATCCTGGGCTATTGGTGAGCGCTTTACGACAGCATGGCATCGAACTTTTTACCGGAGTACCGGACTCACTACTGAAATACTTCTGTGCATATCTTGAGGATCACAGCCCGGCCAACCAGCATATCATTACTGCTAATGAAGGTAATGCCCTTGCCATTGCAGCAGGATTTCACCTGACCACCGGTAAAATAGCCACCGTCTACATGCAAAACTCAGGATTGGGCAACGCGGTCAACCCGCTCATGTCTCTTACTGCCCCGGAAGTCTACAATATCCCATTATTGATGATTATCGGTTGGCGCGGAGAACCGGGAGTAAAGGATGAGCCCCAGCACATCAAACAGGGCAGGATTACTCCCGCGCTCCTGGAGCTTATGGAAATCCCATATTTGGTGCTGGATGCTGACTCCGACAGTAATCAGGTGCTGGGCAGCATAGTGGAAAAAATAAAAAACACAAATGCACCCGCAGCACTGCTGGTCCGAAAAGGGACCTTTACCCCCTATAAAAGTATGAGGAAGCGAAGCCCATTCTCCACGCTCTCCCGTGAAGATGCCCTTACCCAGATTCTGACCCTTGCCGGAGAAAATGCTCTGGTCATATCAACAACGGGTAAGACCTCGCGCGAAGTTTTTGAAATTCGGACCCGGCTCGGTCAGCCCCAGCGCGATTTCCTTACCGTCGGCTCAATGGGCCATACGGCATCCATTGCCCTGGGTGCGGCACTGGGCAATCCGCACAAACACATCATCTGCATTGATGGCGATGGTTCCGCGCTGATGCACTTGGGATCACTGCCGGTGATCGGCAAACTTGCCCCCGCGAACCTCACCTACATACTGCTCAATAATGGCGCTCATGAATCCGTCGGCGGCCAGCCGACCGCAGCCGATCGCTTCGATTTTGCAGCCATGGCTAAGGCTTGCGGCTTTAATATATACCGTATGGCCCACACCACCGATCATCTAGAAGATTGCTGGTCAGATATCCGTCAGATATCCGGTCCGCACATGATCGAGGTGCGTATACGAACCGGCTCCCGCGACGATCTCGGCCGTCCAACTCGCACCCCGCTTGAAAATAAACATGCTTTCATGGAGGCAGCCTTTGGACCTATGGTCTGA
- a CDS encoding phosphonoacetaldehyde reductase, giving the protein MDLWSDYNPVRITAGPGAINRLFSLHPSIITGKRILLVTSAGFTARGVTEKIEAKARKAGLKKPLLVLDGVTANPELDFLERLTGSLRSEDITGIIALGGGSALDTAKVLSVTIPSNLEMPLDMVLRQKQPYVWKNRIPVIAIPTTAGTGAEATPFATVWDRKNKTKYSVSGEMVYPVHALLDPELTLTLPPKETLYSGLDAISHALESLWNKNLTPVSEALALKALSLANEALPEVIKQPNNLHSREMMQQAALMAGLAISRTRTAIAHAISYPVTMRFGVPHGLACSFTLPGIIKHYSRPLDQSTIKTVMLETLKTIDVLRLDNEMTTYIGENNLSEYIEEMLHHDRASNYSGIMTGDDISRLILLKQ; this is encoded by the coding sequence TTGGACCTATGGTCTGATTATAACCCGGTACGAATCACAGCAGGCCCGGGTGCAATAAACCGGCTGTTTTCACTTCATCCATCGATTATTACCGGTAAACGAATACTGCTGGTCACCAGCGCAGGCTTCACCGCCCGGGGGGTAACAGAAAAGATCGAGGCAAAAGCAAGAAAAGCTGGCCTGAAAAAACCACTACTGGTCCTTGATGGGGTGACCGCTAATCCGGAACTCGATTTTCTGGAGCGTTTAACAGGCTCATTGCGCAGCGAAGACATTACAGGCATCATCGCGCTAGGTGGTGGCTCCGCGCTGGATACGGCCAAAGTCCTCTCCGTAACTATTCCATCCAACCTGGAAATGCCCCTGGATATGGTCTTAAGGCAAAAACAACCGTATGTCTGGAAAAACCGCATACCGGTGATTGCCATACCGACCACAGCCGGTACCGGTGCGGAAGCAACCCCGTTCGCCACGGTATGGGACAGAAAAAACAAAACAAAATATTCTGTTTCCGGGGAGATGGTTTACCCGGTCCACGCATTGCTCGATCCCGAACTGACATTGACGCTTCCCCCGAAGGAAACCCTCTATTCCGGACTGGATGCCATTTCCCATGCACTGGAATCGCTCTGGAATAAAAACCTAACACCGGTGAGCGAAGCTTTAGCGTTGAAAGCATTATCCCTGGCAAATGAAGCGCTGCCGGAGGTCATAAAACAGCCAAACAACCTTCATTCAAGGGAGATGATGCAACAAGCTGCCCTCATGGCAGGATTGGCCATAAGCCGCACTCGGACCGCTATTGCCCATGCCATTTCTTACCCGGTGACCATGCGTTTTGGAGTGCCTCACGGTCTTGCATGCAGCTTTACCTTGCCTGGAATAATAAAACACTACAGCCGTCCACTTGATCAAAGCACTATAAAAACGGTCATGCTTGAAACCCTTAAAACTATAGATGTCCTAAGATTAGACAACGAGATGACTACATATATTGGGGAGAATAATCTGTCAGAATACATTGAAGAAATGCTTCATCACGATCGCGCCAGCAATTATTCAGGCATTATGACAGGTGATGATATTTCCCGTTTGATTTTACTGAAGCAATAA
- a CDS encoding flippase produces the protein MIEDFSVNLIPAFIQRRISHRQNLVKIINNIGWLFFDKILRMGVGLFVGVWVARYLGPENFGLLSFATAFIGLFGAIASMGMQGIVVRDIVRDPSGKEEILGTAAALQLLGGLVVYILILATILWLRADDTLAKTIVAILGSRMLFKVSEIAGYWFESQVLSKYTVWVQNIVFLVFAAIKTGLILHKMPLIAFAWMMTAETMVVALLMYLMFNWRGPKLSRLAVSLERAKTLLKSSWPLLLSGIAVMIYMKIDQIMLGQMIGDEAVGIYSAAVRISEIWYFVPMAIVASVFPAILEAKNRGEKQYYDRLQHLYDLMVWLAIAVALPMTFLSTAIVTLLFGDAYTQAGSVLAIHIWAAIFVFLGVASGKWFLIENRQIFSLQRAVFGAIVNVVLNLIMIPKFGVLGAAWATVFSQATASMLADLVQSETRRMFFMKIHAFNLVGAKSRLLTLHKYRNDLDL, from the coding sequence GTGATTGAAGATTTCAGTGTGAATCTAATCCCAGCTTTCATTCAGCGCCGTATTTCCCATCGCCAGAATCTGGTCAAAATTATCAATAATATCGGTTGGCTGTTTTTCGACAAAATCCTGCGCATGGGTGTAGGACTGTTCGTGGGAGTATGGGTTGCTCGCTATCTGGGGCCGGAAAATTTTGGGCTGTTGAGTTTTGCCACTGCCTTCATTGGATTGTTTGGTGCTATCGCCTCCATGGGGATGCAAGGTATTGTTGTGCGGGACATAGTGCGTGACCCCAGCGGCAAGGAAGAAATCCTCGGTACCGCTGCAGCCTTACAACTTCTTGGTGGTCTAGTTGTATATATATTGATCCTCGCAACTATCTTATGGTTACGTGCGGATGATACCTTGGCCAAAACCATAGTGGCCATCCTGGGTTCCAGGATGTTGTTCAAAGTATCAGAAATTGCAGGTTACTGGTTCGAATCGCAGGTATTGTCCAAATACACCGTCTGGGTGCAGAATATTGTCTTTCTTGTCTTCGCTGCCATCAAAACCGGATTAATTCTTCATAAAATGCCATTGATTGCCTTTGCCTGGATGATGACGGCTGAAACGATGGTCGTGGCCTTGCTGATGTATCTGATGTTTAACTGGCGTGGACCCAAACTCAGTAGGCTTGCAGTCAGCCTTGAGCGTGCGAAGACCTTACTGAAAAGCAGTTGGCCTTTGCTACTATCCGGTATCGCAGTTATGATCTACATGAAGATAGACCAGATCATGTTGGGACAGATGATAGGCGATGAGGCAGTAGGTATATATAGTGCGGCAGTGCGAATCAGCGAAATCTGGTATTTTGTGCCTATGGCGATTGTAGCTTCTGTCTTCCCGGCGATATTAGAAGCCAAAAATCGAGGCGAGAAGCAATACTATGACAGATTGCAGCATCTGTACGATCTGATGGTCTGGCTCGCCATTGCCGTGGCGCTACCGATGACCTTCTTGTCAACGGCAATTGTTACGCTTTTATTCGGCGATGCCTACACCCAGGCTGGATCAGTCTTGGCTATCCATATCTGGGCAGCCATTTTTGTCTTTCTTGGTGTGGCCAGTGGTAAATGGTTTCTTATCGAAAATCGACAGATATTTAGCTTGCAAAGGGCTGTCTTTGGTGCAATTGTCAACGTTGTTCTTAATCTAATTATGATCCCAAAGTTTGGTGTGCTTGGTGCTGCTTGGGCAACTGTTTTTTCTCAAGCAACCGCCTCAATGCTTGCAGATTTGGTCCAGAGCGAAACCCGCCGAATGTTCTTTATGAAAATTCACGCATTCAATTTAGTTGGAGCAAAATCAAGATTGTTAACCTTGCACAAATATAGAAACGATCTTGATCTATAG
- a CDS encoding ISL3 family transposase, producing the protein MNGNDIIALGLGLEKPWEITGQFMNTDCKPHELRITLTAPRGSSFPCPDCGAMCKAHDFTEMTWRHLNFFQHHCYITAAVPRINCKDHGVKRINVPWARKGSKFTLLFEQAGLTLVREMPVLAAARIMEIPDKTLWRIVLHYVTAGLAQLDLSELKAVGLDETSAKKRHNYVTVFIDLDRRKEPVVFAVPGKGQDVIRQFKQFLTTQGGAAGNIKEVACDMSKPFLSGIKQSFPRAQVTVDWFHVVQTFTKAVNKVRVLEARKKQLPRTTRWAVLKNEESTGLSEQERQALAELNAMDFFTAIAWRVKERLRWVRKASTAQAAKWRLSNFLLCMAEANLTKSPLLRPVIAAIETVIRHRRAIESRWESGHSTARLEGLNSIFQAAKARARGYRNPQTFISMIYLLASPVGKLLKST; encoded by the coding sequence GTGAACGGAAACGATATCATAGCATTAGGCCTTGGCCTTGAGAAACCCTGGGAGATCACCGGCCAGTTCATGAACACGGATTGTAAGCCCCATGAATTGCGCATTACGCTGACTGCTCCCCGGGGCAGCAGCTTCCCCTGTCCCGACTGTGGAGCAATGTGCAAGGCCCATGACTTCACGGAAATGACCTGGCGTCATCTCAACTTCTTCCAACACCATTGCTACATCACCGCCGCCGTTCCACGGATCAACTGTAAAGACCATGGGGTCAAGCGAATCAACGTCCCCTGGGCACGTAAAGGCAGCAAGTTCACCTTGCTGTTCGAGCAAGCCGGCCTCACCCTGGTACGAGAGATGCCGGTATTGGCTGCGGCCCGGATCATGGAGATTCCCGATAAAACGTTGTGGCGCATCGTCCTTCATTACGTGACCGCCGGTCTTGCCCAGCTTGACCTGAGCGAACTCAAAGCCGTCGGCCTCGATGAAACTTCGGCAAAGAAACGGCATAACTACGTGACCGTTTTCATCGATCTGGACCGTAGGAAAGAGCCTGTCGTGTTTGCGGTACCCGGCAAAGGCCAGGATGTGATTCGCCAGTTCAAACAGTTTCTCACGACACAGGGCGGTGCTGCCGGCAACATCAAAGAAGTAGCCTGCGACATGTCGAAGCCCTTCTTGTCCGGTATCAAGCAAAGCTTTCCACGAGCCCAGGTCACGGTTGACTGGTTCCATGTGGTGCAGACTTTCACCAAGGCGGTCAACAAGGTCCGTGTCCTCGAGGCACGGAAGAAACAGCTACCCCGAACCACCCGCTGGGCGGTGCTGAAGAATGAAGAGTCAACCGGTCTCAGCGAGCAAGAACGGCAAGCCCTGGCAGAGCTCAACGCCATGGATTTCTTCACAGCTATTGCCTGGCGGGTCAAGGAGCGTCTCCGCTGGGTACGCAAAGCATCGACAGCGCAAGCGGCCAAATGGCGCCTGAGCAACTTTTTGTTGTGCATGGCGGAAGCCAACCTGACGAAATCACCACTGTTACGACCGGTCATCGCGGCTATCGAAACGGTGATCAGGCATCGCCGTGCCATTGAGTCTCGGTGGGAATCCGGCCATAGCACCGCTCGCCTGGAGGGTTTGAACAGCATTTTCCAGGCAGCCAAAGCACGGGCCAGAGGGTATCGGAATCCACAGACATTTATCAGCATGATTTACCTGCTTGCCTCACCGGTCGGTAAACTGCTCAAATCCACTTGA
- a CDS encoding class I SAM-dependent methyltransferase has translation MTDLSTMVSPLVLQKLMPEEKDYLDTIFEYFGGYPTLDEIWRLIDEQWVLLGCDPNHLDERVKTFYRHPVWLLNGLFVEQHAQSLEHRRIFLDWIVKIKPSRVADFGGGFGTLARMVGRSLPSAQIEVVEPHPHLVAISLAAETPNVRFVPKLTREYDLLIATDVFEHVPDPLKLTAETAYHLRVGGQFLIANCFQPVIRCHLPQLFHFHYAWDKTLAVMGLKSVAKIRYANAYVREGSLDLTAARKVGDCAKRFQPLIQRLPRGKKWIGSLLVRWFC, from the coding sequence ATGACTGATTTATCGACGATGGTTTCTCCGCTGGTGTTGCAAAAATTGATGCCAGAGGAAAAGGATTACCTGGATACTATCTTTGAGTATTTCGGTGGTTATCCTACATTGGATGAGATTTGGCGATTGATTGATGAACAATGGGTTTTGCTAGGTTGTGATCCTAATCATCTGGATGAGCGGGTGAAGACCTTCTACCGCCATCCAGTCTGGTTGTTGAATGGCTTGTTTGTTGAACAGCACGCGCAAAGTCTGGAACACCGAAGGATATTCTTGGACTGGATTGTAAAAATAAAGCCGTCGCGTGTAGCGGATTTTGGTGGAGGCTTCGGGACGTTGGCACGAATGGTAGGGAGATCTCTTCCTAGTGCACAAATAGAAGTAGTTGAGCCCCATCCGCATCTGGTTGCGATTTCTTTAGCAGCAGAAACGCCAAATGTACGGTTTGTGCCAAAGCTGACCAGAGAGTACGATCTACTCATTGCCACTGATGTATTTGAACATGTACCTGACCCGTTGAAGCTCACGGCGGAAACAGCTTACCATTTGAGGGTTGGGGGACAATTTTTGATCGCAAATTGTTTTCAACCTGTTATTCGCTGTCATTTGCCACAGCTCTTTCATTTTCATTACGCTTGGGACAAAACATTGGCGGTGATGGGCCTGAAGTCTGTTGCCAAAATAAGATACGCTAATGCATACGTTCGTGAGGGAAGTTTAGATTTAACAGCTGCTCGCAAAGTAGGGGATTGTGCAAAGCGATTCCAACCATTAATTCAACGCCTTCCCAGAGGGAAAAAATGGATCGGTAGTTTGTTGGTCCGCTGGTTTTGCTAG
- a CDS encoding glycosyltransferase family 4 protein, protein MKILQINHSDSDGGAARAAYRIHHALRRAGVDSTMMVNVSLLDDWTVQGPDSQLAKVMTQLRPKVAKLVRRLLRTDNPVLHSPAILPSSWPKRLNASDADVLHLHWITHEMLSIVDVGQLNKPIVWTLHDMWPFCGAEHYTNDIRWREGYLKNNRPRNESGFDLNRWTWVRKKKHWLYPMQIITPSNWLADCVRDSILMANWQVNVIENPIDTDRWKPIDKALARNLLGLPQDKTLVMFGAMGGGSDLRKGFDLLINALAQLREDEVKFQLVIFGQSPPEKFPDLGFSIHYISHLHDDLSLQVLYCASDLLVIPSRQDNLPNTGVEAHACGTPVVAFNIGGLSDIVDHKRTGYLAEAFEVDDLARGIKWVLDNAKTIGFSENARDKAIAKFSYPVVAQKYKEIYKIVKKQFSSRSKLSYSQKRAWNG, encoded by the coding sequence ATGAAAATTCTTCAAATAAATCATTCTGATAGTGACGGTGGAGCTGCGCGTGCGGCTTACCGTATCCACCATGCTCTGCGGAGGGCAGGTGTTGATTCGACTATGATGGTTAATGTGTCGTTATTGGACGATTGGACAGTGCAAGGTCCCGATAGCCAATTAGCAAAAGTTATGACTCAGTTGCGCCCCAAGGTTGCAAAATTGGTTCGCAGGCTGCTACGTACGGATAATCCTGTATTACACTCACCAGCTATTTTACCTTCTTCCTGGCCGAAGAGGCTTAATGCATCTGACGCAGATGTGCTACATCTTCATTGGATTACGCATGAAATGCTATCGATCGTAGATGTTGGTCAACTTAATAAACCTATAGTTTGGACGCTGCATGATATGTGGCCATTTTGTGGCGCTGAGCATTATACCAATGACATCCGTTGGCGCGAGGGTTATCTAAAGAATAATCGCCCTAGAAATGAATCAGGATTTGATCTAAACAGGTGGACTTGGGTGCGCAAGAAAAAGCACTGGCTTTACCCGATGCAAATCATCACCCCTAGCAATTGGCTGGCCGATTGTGTGCGAGATAGCATATTAATGGCTAACTGGCAAGTAAATGTGATAGAGAACCCCATAGATACTGATCGTTGGAAGCCTATTGATAAAGCTCTAGCTAGAAATCTGTTAGGATTGCCACAAGACAAAACTCTGGTGATGTTTGGTGCTATGGGGGGCGGGTCTGATCTACGTAAAGGCTTTGACCTGCTAATCAATGCATTGGCACAACTACGAGAAGATGAGGTTAAGTTTCAACTGGTCATTTTTGGTCAGTCACCCCCCGAAAAATTCCCTGATCTTGGATTTTCGATTCATTACATCAGTCATCTCCACGATGATTTAAGTCTACAGGTGCTTTATTGCGCTTCTGACCTACTGGTAATACCTTCAAGGCAAGATAATTTGCCCAACACAGGTGTTGAGGCGCATGCCTGTGGTACCCCGGTAGTAGCTTTTAATATTGGTGGATTGTCTGATATTGTTGACCATAAACGAACCGGCTATTTAGCTGAGGCATTCGAGGTTGATGACTTGGCGCGAGGTATTAAATGGGTATTGGATAACGCAAAAACTATTGGGTTTTCAGAAAATGCACGTGATAAAGCAATCGCCAAATTCTCCTATCCAGTCGTAGCACAAAAATATAAAGAAATATACAAAATTGTTAAAAAGCAATTTTCATCACGCAGTAAACTCAGCTATTCTCAAAAACGCGCCTGGAACGGCTGA
- a CDS encoding glycosyltransferase family 2 protein, translated as MPYHGDKVVTYIDKRYSTTRMLSNNPPEIKSKSDEKFKALLFLPIRADRIAEGGLRTKGYFKKTVDNKPLITVITVVLNSEKYIEKTIDSIIHQTYSNIEYIVIDGCSSDGTLNIIKSFENQIDYWISEKDDGIFDAMNKGITISTGEYISFINAGDTYFSETTVEKAICSVNQNDEILYGDFYNLLKGMIKSPKKVSKFYLYCGNICHQAVFFRRALFSKIGFYDTKYLIGGDPDWILRAFNSSTKFRYLNMPICVYAGGGVSDNFEMLFETKRRLRKNYFTKSERFFYFWLNIIVSIYNRVRVLDFSVPYLLKILLRDQR; from the coding sequence ATGCCATATCATGGTGATAAAGTAGTAACTTATATTGATAAAAGATATAGCACGACTCGTATGCTTTCAAATAATCCACCAGAAATTAAAAGTAAGTCGGATGAGAAATTCAAAGCTCTGCTTTTTCTTCCAATTAGAGCGGATAGGATAGCTGAAGGAGGATTAAGAACTAAAGGATATTTCAAAAAGACGGTTGATAATAAACCACTTATTACTGTTATTACAGTGGTATTAAATAGTGAAAAATACATAGAAAAGACTATAGACAGTATTATTCACCAAACCTATTCAAATATAGAATATATTGTTATTGATGGCTGTAGTTCTGATGGAACTTTGAATATAATAAAGTCATTCGAGAACCAAATTGACTACTGGATAAGTGAAAAAGATGACGGAATTTTCGATGCGATGAACAAAGGAATTACAATTTCTACTGGTGAGTATATTTCCTTTATAAATGCTGGTGATACTTATTTTTCCGAAACAACTGTTGAAAAAGCGATTTGTTCAGTAAATCAAAATGATGAAATTTTATATGGCGATTTTTATAATTTATTAAAAGGAATGATAAAATCACCAAAAAAAGTCTCAAAGTTTTATTTGTATTGTGGAAATATTTGTCACCAAGCAGTCTTTTTTCGAAGAGCGTTATTCAGTAAAATTGGCTTTTATGACACAAAATACTTGATAGGAGGTGATCCTGATTGGATTTTGAGAGCGTTTAATAGTAGTACTAAATTTAGATATTTGAATATGCCTATTTGTGTATACGCAGGAGGTGGTGTTAGCGACAATTTTGAAATGTTATTCGAAACGAAACGCAGGTTGAGGAAAAATTATTTTACCAAATCTGAACGATTTTTTTATTTTTGGCTTAACATAATTGTCAGTATTTATAATCGTGTTCGGGTACTCGATTTTTCAGTACCATATTTGTTGAAGATTTTACTTCGTGATCAGCGATGA